A stretch of DNA from Aquipuribacter hungaricus:
ACGGCACCTTCGTGGTGGTCGACCATCACCCTCAGGAACAGCTGGTCGAAGTCGGGGCCGCTGGCCGTCTGCAGCTCCGTCATCTGCTCCAGGCTCATGACCTCGGCCAGGCCGGCGAGCTCGTCCGCTCCCGCCGTGGGGGTGTCGTCGGCGGGCACGTCGGCGTCCCAGGCCTCCAGGGCTGCGGTGAGGGTCTGGATCTCGCGGCCCTGTGCGGCAGAGATGTCGTCGGCCAGAGCCAGGACTTCTGACCCCTGGGCCCTGTCGAGGGCGAGGTCGGACAGCTGTACCGCCTGACGGTGGTGGGTGATGATCCGCTGCGCGAAGGCGACGTCGGTCTCGTTGTTCGGGCCCTGGAACTGTTCCGCCGAGGTCGGGGTGCCGGCGGGGGTCCGGCGTTCGGCAGCGTCGGGCGTGCGGTCCCCGCTGCAGGCAGCCAACGTCAGGGCCAGGGCTGCTGCGGCGGCGGCGGCCGTGGCTGTCGCGCGGCGTGAC
This window harbors:
- a CDS encoding DUF305 domain-containing protein; this translates as MARPSRRATATAAAAAAALALTLAACSGDRTPDAAERRTPAGTPTSAEQFQGPNNETDVAFAQRIITHHRQAVQLSDLALDRAQGSEVLALADDISAAQGREIQTLTAALEAWDADVPADDTPTAGADELAGLAEVMSLEQMTELQTASGPDFDQLFLRVMVDHHEGAVAMAESELDDGQNPTAQQLAQAIVDRQGTEIDRMQELLAP